The Halorussus vallis DNA window CCGTTAGCACGCAGTGGCGTCCGCGTTTCGTTATCGTGAACGGCATCCGACCAATCGAAATCGCCCTCGAAGGGAGTTCACCGGAGTCCGTCCCGGGTGCGGGTTTCGTCCTCGCCGCTCGGTACATCGTAATTCTCGACGACGGTGGTAGAACGCCTCCATCCCTCGAACCCCCACGTTCTGAGATAGGGAACGGATTTGGGGATTTTACGTCGAAAGAGCGACAGTTATGCACCTGCCGGAGTCCGTCTATTACAGAGTTAGAGGTGTAATGCTTGTGCTGGATCTTCCCGCACTGTGACTCCTCGCTCACGGATATGCGGCTGGAAAACTCCCGGACGTGAGTTTGACACTGTCTGGCACTGGTCAGTCGGTGGAACCCGCCCATCCCGTCCGACGCTTTCTCCGCCGCGAGTTTTCTATGATAGAAAATTCCGACGGGGAAGGTGTGCAAGAGACGGTGTTCGCCTGGTGATGAGACGGATTTAGACGGCTGAACGAAACCGTTCCTGTGCTCTCTCGCCGTCTTATGAGGCTCGAACACGTTCTCCTGTCGGAAACCGGTTCGACCGGCGCCACGGCTCCGAACCGGGCCGGTGATGCGTCTCAGTTCCGAGATACGAGTTGCCCCCGAACGCGACGGCGTATCGACGTCTCGGCCACTACTCCTCGTCGAAGAGCGTCTCCCCCTCCAGCAGATGTCCGGAGACGACGTCGAGGTCGACCTCGACGCCCAGTCCGGGTTCGTCGGGTACCTCGATGCGCCCCGATTCGAGTATCCGCTCGGTGACCACGTCGCTCCACCAATTCACGTCGCGGGCGTGGAACTCGAGCGCGAGGAAGTTCGACGCCGCGGCCGCGACGTGCGCGCTCGCCATCGTGCCGACCGGCGAGGCGACGTTGTGCAGCGCGAGCGGGATGTAGTAGGCCTTCGCCATGTCCGCGATCTTCTTCGTCTCCAGCATCCCGCCGTTCTTCGGGACGTCCGGGTGAATCACGTCGATTCCGTGGTTCTCGATCAGTCGGCGCGCGCCCTCGACTCGGTAGACGTTCTCGCCCGCCGCAATCGTCACGTCCGTGTTGTGCGTGACGTACGTCTGGACGTCGTGGTTCTCCGGCGGGACGGTATCTTCGAGCCACCAGACGTCGTAGCGTTCTATCGCCGACGTGAGCCGGCGGACGGTATCGCCGGTCCAGCTCCAGTGACAGTCGAACGCGACGTCGGCGCGGTCGCCGACGGACTCGGTGACCGCCTCGACGATGTCGGCGCGGAAATCTATCGCTCGCGCATTCAGGTGCTTGTTCTTCGGGTCGCCCACGTGTCTCCCCGAGCCGTCGAGGTCGAACTTGATCGCGTCGTACCCCTCCTCGACGACCGCCTCGGCCGCGGCCGCGTACGCGGACGGCTCGTACGCGCCCCCGTCGTCCGCGTCGGTTTCGTGGAGGTGCTCGCCGGCGTGCACGTCGCAGTAGACGCGGACGTCGTCGCGGTGCTTGCCCCCCAGCAGTTGGTACGCTGGGACGTCGAGCAGTTTGCCCGCGAGGTCGTGAAGCGCGACGTCGATTCCCGAGACGGCCGTCACGCCCACCCCGTTCATCCCGCCGAGGTAGGCGAGTCCGTCGTACAGTTCCGTACAGCGGGCGTCGATGTCGACCGGGTTCTTCCCGACGATGAGTTCCTTCGCGTGTTCGACGTAGGCGTCGGCCTTCGGCCCAAGTACCATCTCGCCCGTCCCGGTCACGCCGGCGTCGGTGTACACGCGGACGAGCGTCCACTCGAACGTGGACCCGATTCGAGTCGTCTGGACGTCCGTAATCTCGACGTCGCGCACGTCGCTCCGTGGTACCATATCCGTTTCCACCGACCCTACGTGTAAATCGTTTCGCCTCCCGGCGACGGGCCGACGACCGGTCCAGACCGACGCGGGCCTGCGACGCCCGGCGAAGTCGGCCTACAGCGTGCCGTACCGGTCCCAGACCTCGAAGACGCTGTCGCCGTCCCGGATGTCGCGTCGAACCGCGTTCTCGGTTTCCAGTTCCTCCTCGCCGCGTTCGATGACCTCTTCGACGACGTCGGGGTCGATGACCACGATGGACTCGTAGTCGGCGAACACGACGTCACCCGGCTTCACGGTCACGCCGTCGATTTCGACGGGAACGTCCCACTCTCTGAAGCTCACCCGGCCGAACGACTCGATCGCGCTGTGGCCGTCCGCCCACACGGGGAACTCGTGGTCCTCGATCATCCGCGAGTCGCGGGTCGGCCCGTCGATGAGCGCACCGACGGCGCCGTTCTCCTGTACGATCGTGCTCAGCAACTCTCCCCAGAGTCCGACCTCCGTGTCCGTCGGGGCCGCCATGACGACGAAGTCGCCGTCCTCCACCGCCTCGAGGTAGCGGAAGAAGTCCGAATCCTCCGCGTCGTCCGACCCCTCCTCCTCGTAACCGATCTCGACGCGCTGGGAGGGATGGGCGGTCCCGACGACGGGGTCGCGCCGCCAGAGGGACTCGATTCGCGTACAGGGGATCACGTTGTCGTTGATCCCCATCTCGTCGGTGACGTCGTTGATCAGTGCGCTGTGCAGTTCCCGTAGCCGGCGGCGCTGTTCGCTGGTGAGGCTCATTGGACGTCGCTCTCTGGACCGAGTCGCAGATTACCAATAAAGCCATCGCAATCGGCGATTCGCACGGGAACCGCCGCGGGCGGTCCCCATCTGTTGCGGAGTCGTTGGTCACCGAACCGCCGGGACGATCAGTCGAGCACCGTCTCGAGGTGCCGGGCCAGTCCGTCCCCGATGGATGCCATCCCGTCGTCGCCCGGGTGGAGAACGTCCCAGGTCAACTCCGAGGGCGGCAGTAACTCAGGGCCCTCCACCAGCGAGAGGCTGTCGTGCGGGGAGTCGGCGACCACGGAGCGCAAGGCCTCCCGGAAGGCGGCGGCGTGCTCGGCATCACCGGTCGTGGTCGCGTCCGCGAAGTAGGGGAACAGCGTCACGCACGCGACCGGTTTCTCCGGGTGTGCGGCCGCGACCGTGTTCACGAAGGCGTCCGCGCGTTCTCGGAACTCCGCCGGCGAGAACGCCCCGTTCGCCATGTTGACCGAGAGCGCGAGCGTCGCGACATCCCAGTCGTCGCGGTCCGCGATGAACTCCGCCATCGCCGATTCGCAGTACGCCGAACCGGAACAGCCGAGGTTCAGCGCGTCGAACCCGCAGTTTCGGGCGACGTGCGAGACATAGCTCAGGTGCGGCGCCGAGGACTTGGCGCCTTCGGTGATGGAGGTGCCGTAGGCGAGGTAGCGCCGGTCTGGGAGTTCGTCGGCGACGGGCGGGCGGCAGTCGCCGGCGACATCGTGAAGCGCCACCGGGGCGAATCGCTCGAACCGGACTCGGCAAACGCGCGGGTCGAAGCGTCCCACGTCTACGCTCGCGTTGAGGTCCTTCAGTCTATCAGGAACGGAGAGGGTGAGCGTCTCTGGCGTCGAATCGATCTCGACGGGTTCCCAGGACTGGAACGCGCCCCAGAAGACCCGGACCGGCGTCCGCTCGGCCGCGGACAACGTGATCTCGATCTCGCCGTCCTCGCTCTCGGGGACGAACCGGACTTCGCTACCGGTCGCGTGCCGCACCCGCTCGCGCGCCCCGTCGTTGAGTTCGGCCCCGACCGAGGCGGGGACGCGACACAGCCGATCGCCGCCGGTCGTCCAGTCGGCGGGTACCGTTTCCGCGACGTTGTGCAGCGAGACGAACGGATACTTCTCCGACTTCATCTGGATACGTGGTAGTCGGAGAGGCCCGATATAGTTCTGTTGCACTGCGGACTCTCGCGGTTTCCGGCGCATCCGGCGAGGGAGGCGGGTCGGACTCTACGGACATCGGTCGTCGCCTGCCCGGACTCAGTCGTCGCCGGCCACCGTCTCGTGGAACTACCGCTTCGACTCGTCGTCTTCGCCGTCTTCCCCGTCTCCGCGGGATTCGTCCCTGCCCGCCGGCGCGAGTTCGACCGTCACCGTGTCGGTTTCGTCGTCTATCGTGACGGTGGTTTCGCCCGACAGCGCGCCCTTCTCGGCCGCGATTCGGTAGTCGCCCTTGAAGCCGCGGGTGGCGTAGACGCCGTTGTCGTCGGTTTCGCCGGTCTCGTCGGTCCACCACTCGTCGAAGACGAGGTCGCGGTACGTCTCGCCGTGGGGCCGCAGCGTCCAGTCCGAGTCGTAGTAGGCGCCCGTCGGCCGCCAGTGGTCGTCGGCCCAGAAGCCCCACGAGACGACGCCCTCAACGGCCGCCTGGCTGAACGCGACTGTGAGGAAGTCGCGGGTGTAGTCGCGCTGGAGTTCGACGTCCTGGGCGTTCCGTCGGCTGAATATCTGGATGTCGAACTCGGAGACGAGCAGGGGGAGGTCGAACTCTGCGAACCGCTCGAAGCTCGAAATCAGCGTGTCGACGTCGAGAATCTGGTTCCACTGCTGCTGGTGGTGGCCCATGAACGCGATGCCGTCGACGGGATAGTCGTTCTCGACCAGTCGGGTGAGGTAGTCGTAGTACGCGTCCTGCTGCCAGGTGCCGCCGACGACGCCCATCTCGTTGGTGTACAGGCCGTCCTCGGTGGCCGCGTTCGCGACGTCCCACCAGTGCCTGACGTCGTCCCAGCCCAGGCCGTCGCCGTCGTCGTCCCGGAAGTTGGACTGCCAGACGGGATGGTTGTGCATGTCCCACTCGACGACGTCGTCCGCGAATTCGGTGGCGTGGGTCCGTATCTTCTCGGTGATGCGCCGCCGGAGTTCGTCGCCCGAGAGTGAGTCGGCGTTCTCGATGGACATCCCGCCGCCGCCCGCGGTGTCGAACTGCTCCCAGAGCAGGTAGTGGCCCCGAACCGGGACGTCCCGCTCGTTGAACCAGTCGAGGGTCGCCCGGGTGGCGTCGTTGTCGATGTCCCACTCGCCCTCCCAGGCGGGATATTTCAGCCCGTTCTCGACGGTGGCCTTGTTGAAGTTCTCGCGGAACGTCTCCCGATACGTCTCGTCGTCCTCGCCGTCGCCGGTGATGTGGCCGACCGAGACGGCGCTCCCGAAGTCGAACGCGTGGTCGGTCATCTCGACCTCGACCGTCGCGTCCGCCATCGGCTTCCCGCCGGGGTTCAGGACCTCGACCTCGACGTCGGTCTTCCGAACCTTCTCGATGCGCTCGCGGGCGGCCTGGCGCCACTCGGCGTCCTCGGCCCGGCCCTCGTAGTCGTACGGCGGTAGCGTCCCGAGCGACACGTCGGCGTCGCCGTAGTCGAACAGCGCAAGTCCGCCGAACTCGACGGTCCAATCGTCGGAACCCGGCAGGAACTCCAGCGCCGGAACGAGGTCCGAGCCGTCGGGTTCGGCGCCGACCTCGACGGGGAAGAAGTACCGCATCCACCGCTCGCCGGGTTCGACGCGGGCGCTGCGCTGGACGAAGTTCTCGCCGAACGCCGGGTTCCCGCGGGCGTCGGTGTACCGGTAGCCGAACCGCGCTTTCACCTCGGCGTCCTCGTCGCTGCGCAGGTACGCCACGGCGAGCAGCAGGTCGCCCTCGGCGAACGAGCGGTCGGTGATCTCGCCGGCGTACGCCGACGCCGACGGGTCCGTTTGGTCGCCACGGTCGTCGTCCCGGTCATCGTCGTCCGCCTCGTGGTCGTCACCCCATGCGGTCGGCACGCGGACCCGGTCGGCTTTCGTGATGGGCACGGCGTCGGTGTCGACCGGGACGGTCGTCTCCGCGCCCGCGCCTCGGAGCGAGAACGCGTCAAGCGCGGCCTCCTCGGTCGTGCCGTAGACGTACGACCCCGGCGGAAGTTGGCGCTGTTGCCTGCTCGAAGCAGTCAGGTCGTTCCGGAGCGTCCGGTGGTAGTCGTCGAGCGATTCCGACGTCCCCCGCGCCGCCGCGGCCGGACCGACGGCCGCCGACGCGCCGACCGCGCCGATGGATTTGAGGAACGTCCGCCGCCTGTGCTGGTAGTCGGAGCTATCGTCTGACATGTGACTCCGTAACAGTGTGAGACGTCTCCTCACTTAATTTTGTCGTGTATATTGACAATTGAGTCCCCGAGTTCGATTGAACTATCGATTTCTCGGTTCGGGCTTACACCTAACAAGCCCGAACGAGGCTTTGGGGATAGGACGGCACTGGGGCGCGGCCGGCGCTCCGGCGACGATGTCGCCGGAGCGCCGGCCTCTCGTGGGGAACCGACGTCCGCGAAATCCGAGACGGCGGGTGACAAAACCTATTTGACACCGCTTTCCGAACCCCGTGGCATGGACACGACGTGGATGCTCCCGCCGCGACCCGACCGGCGGTGGACGATGGCCAAACAGCTCGGACTCTCGACCGCCGTCGTCCGGTTCTGGGGCGAAGAGGAGTGGTGGACGTACGACTCGCTGTTGCGGACCAAGAACCGGTTCGCCGACCACGGCCTCTCGCTCGAGGTGGTCGAGGACCGCCCGCCGATGACGAAGACGGTGCTCGGCGAAGACGGCCGCGACGAGGAGATAGCGACGGTCAAACAGTTACTCAGGAACATGGGTGAGGTCGGCATAGACGTCTACTGCTGGGTGTGGACCGAGAACCCCGTGGGCGTGCTCCGAACCTCCGACGCCGTCGCGCTCCGGGGCGACTCCCGGACGACCGCATACGACCACGAGCAGTCCGAGCGCGCGCCCGCGCACCCGGCCGACGTCACCGAGGCGGAACTGTGGGAGAACCTGGAGTACTTCCTCGACGAGGTCGTCCCGGTCGCGGAGGAGGCGGGCGTGAAACTCGCGCTCCACCCCGACGACCCGCCGATATCGCCGGTCCGGGGCGTCCCCCGCCTCGTGACCTCCGTCGAGAACGTCCGGCGAATCCTGGACCTCCACGACAGCCCGAACCACGGGCTCACGTTCTGCCAGGGCAACTTCTCGGCGATGGGCGCCGACGTGCCCGAGACGATACGGGAGTTCGGCGACGACATCCACTTCGTCCACTTCCGCGACGTGGAGGGGACCGCCGAGCACTTCGTCGAAACCTGGCACGAGGAGGGCCAGACCGACATGCTCGCCGCGATGGAGGCCTACCGCGAGGCCGGGTTCGACGGCCCGATTCGGCCCGACCACGTCCCGAAGATGGCCGGCGAGGAGGACCGGGAGGGGACCATGGCCGGCTACACCGACACGGGACGGCTGTTCGCCATCGGCTACATGAAGGGACTGCTGGAGCGGGCCGAAGGCCGGTAAGGCTCCGAAGTTTTATTGTCGGCGTCCGGCCAACTGCGACCATGGGGTTCATCGACGAGCGATACCTGTTGGACACCGACGCGGCCGCCCGGCTCTACCGGTCCATCGAGGACCTGCCGGTGGTCGACCCGCACAACCACGTCGACCTCGCGGAGGTCGTCGAGAACGAACCGTGGAGCGACGTCTGGGAGGTCGAGGGCGCGACCGACCACTACGTCTGGCAACTGATGCGCAAGCGCGGCGTCCCCGAGGAGAAGATAACCGGCGACGCGACCAACCGCGAGAAGTGGGACGCGCTGGCCGCGGTGTTCCCCGACTTCGCGGGCAACCCGACCTACGAGTGGGTCCACCTCGACCTCAGGCGCCGGTTCGGCATCGAGGAACCCGTCAGCGCCGAAACGGCCGACGAGATATGGGCCGAGACGAAGCGCCAACTGGCCGAACCGGAGATGCGACCCCAGCGCGTGCTCCGGGACATGAACGTCGAGGTGCTCTGCAGCAGCGACGACCCGACGTCCGACCTCTCGTACCACGAGCGCGCCGAGGACGAGGTCGAGGGCGTCGACGTCCGGCCGACGTGGCGGCCCGACCGCGCGCTGAAGATCGACGCCGAGGCGTGGTCGACGTTCGTCGCGGAACTCGACGAGGCGACCGACGTCGACGTGGATGACGGCGGTTTCGCGGCCTTCTTGGACGCGCTCGCGGAAACCCACGATTACTTCGTCGACCGCGGCTGCGTCGCCTGCGATATCGGCACCGGGACCGACCCGATCTCCAAGCCCGTCAGCCGAGAGCGGGCCGCCGCGGTGTACGAGAAGGCCCGGCGAGGCGAGAATCTGGCCTCCGACGAAGTCGAGGACTACAGGGCGTTCCTGCTGGAGTTCGTCGGCGAGTTGAACAGCGAGGCGGGGTGGGTAACCCAATTGCACGTCGGCGCGGTCCGGAACTACCGCGCGTCGCTGTACGACGAACTCGGCCCGAACGCCGGCGGCGACGTCTCGACCCAGGACGTCGACCTGGTCGCCAACCTCGATCACTTCCTCGACCGCTTCGACGGCGAGATGGAGATCGTCCTCTACGTGCTCGACCCGACCCACTACCCGAGCGCGACGGTGGTGGCCCGGGCGTACCCCAACGTGAGCGTCGGCCCCGCGTGGTGGTTCAACGACAGTCCGTTCGGCATCGAGAACCAACTGGAGCGGGTCGCGTCGGTCGACCTACTCTCGAACTTCGCGGGCATGGTCAGCGACTCGCGCAAACTCGTCTCCTACGGCTCGCGGTTCGAGATGTTCCGGCGGACGCTCGCGAACGTCGTCGGGCGGATGGTCGAGCGGGGCCAGATGCCCTACGACCACGCCGAGCGACTCGTCGAACACGTCGCCTACGACCGGCCGAAAGAACTGTACGGGTTCTGAGCGAAAGGGCGGTTCGACGACGGGCGGTTCGACGACGGGCGGTTCGACGACGGGCGGGTCGGGTCGGGCCAGGACGGTCGGGGCGGGATGTGGCGGCGCAGGGCGTCGCGGGGCGTCGCGGTCAACGTCGCGACGCCCCGCCACCGACAAAGTGAAGTGAGTTTCCTCGGTTGTACCGCGTATGGGTGAACGACTCAGCGGAGAAACCGCAATCGTCACCGGGTCTAGCCAGGGTATTGGAAAGGGGATCGCCGAGCAGTTCGCCGCGGAGGGCGCGAACGTCGTCGTCAACTCCCGGTCGGCCGACCGCGCCGAGGAAGTCGCGGCGGCGATCGAGTCCGAGGGCGGCACCGCCATCGCCGTCGCGGCCGACGTCAGCGACGAGGACGAGATGGAGGCGCTGGTCGAAACCACCGTCGAGGAGTTCGGCCGACTCGACGTGATGGTGAACAACGCCGGCATCACGACCCTCGGTCCGGCCGAGGAGTTCGACGTCGAGGAGTGGCGGCGAATCGTCGACGTCAACCTGGTCGGGACGTTCATCGGCTGTCAGGTGGCCGGCCGGCAGATGATCGACCAGGACGGCGACGGCGCCATCCTCAACGTCTCCTCGCTGATGGCCAGTCGCGGGCTTCACCTCCGGTCGCCCTACTGCGCGTCGAAGGCGGGCGTGAGCAACCTCACGAGGACGCTCGCGGTGGAGTGGGCCGAGCACGACGTCTCCGTCAACGCCCTCGCGCCGGGGTACATCTGGACCGAGATCACCGACCAGACCCAGGGCTCGGGCGGCTACACCGACGACGACATCCGCGACCGGACGCCACTCGGCCGGTTCGGGTCGGTCGAGGAGATGGCCGAGTGTGCGCTCTTTCTGGTCGGCCGGAACAACTTCGTCACGGGCGAGGTGCTCCACGCCGACGGCGGGTGGAAGGCCTACGGTTGGGGATGCGGCGACCAGTAGGGAAGTAAACGGCGGGGCGTCTGAACGCGACGACCGTCGCGTTCGGACGCCCGCCAATTTTGGATGACTCGCCGTTTCGAGAAATCGGGAGACGCGTTCTGAGGAACTGAATCCTGCGTTCTGAAATGCTGGGCCGACGTTCAGAGATTCGGAACGGACGGCTCAGTAGTTGACGTTGAGTTCGATGACGTTCGCCGCGTTGAGCACGCGCTCGGGCAGGTCGCCGTGGAGGTCTTCGTCGCTCACCCGGCGGGCCGGCGCAGAGACGCTGACGGCCCCCAAAACCTCGTTCGAGGAGGACTTCACCGGAGCGGCGATACAGCGCAGTCCCTCCAGGCGTTCCCCGTCGTCGATGGCGTAGCCCCGCTCGCGGATGTCGGCCAGCGCGTCGAACAGTTCCTCCTCGGTCCCGATGCTCTCGGAGGTTTCGCGTTCGAGGCCGCGTCGGTCGATTATCTCCGCGACCCGCTCCTCGGGGAGGTGGGCGAGGATGGCCTTTCCGAGCGCCGTGGTGTGGAGGTTCACCCGGAGGCCGGCGTAGGTGTCGAGGTCGACGGCCTTCTCGCCCTTGGCGCGCATCAGGTAGACGCCCATCCCCTGCTCCTCGACCAGCAGGTTGGCGAGTTCGCCCGTCTCCTCGGCGAGCAGTTTGATCTCGGGTTCGGCCACCTGGTAGATCTCCATGGACTTGCGGGTGTGGCCGCCCACTTCGAGGAACTTCAGGCCGAGGCGGTACTCCTCGTCGACCTGCTCGACGTACCCGTGTTCCCGGAGCGTGGTCAGGTGGTTGTGGACCGTGCTCTTGCCCATGCCGAGGTGATTCGAGAGGTCGGTCACCCGACACGGTCCCCGCTCCATCAGCGCTTCGACCAGCCTGAGCGTTTTCTCGGTGGTTCGGACGGGGTGTTTCGCCTCCATGTTTGGGTAATTCTTGCGCCCGGGGGTCATAAGCGTTCTGGATATTAGAACGAGCGGCGATCGAAACTACCGAGGCGATTCGGCGAACCGGGCCGCCGTCGGCTACCGTCGTCCGAACCGGCGACTGCGAGCGTATCGGCGCGGCTACCGGCCCGAATCGAGCGGCGTGGGTGAGGCAAACGACAGGCAGGAGTCACCACCGGAACAGCCGATACACTGAATAACCCTCAGTAATGAACCCATATTCTTTGCTTCACGTTCAATTTTCCGTCGTTAGCGTAACTGCCTAATCCGGCGTCTTTCAACCGTATTCTGCATCTATCGAACGCGCCAGCCGCAGATAGGGTTTATTCCTCTAATGCATATCATTGGGTGGTACTCTCGAAGGGTCGTTCGTCCCGAAACGCGGCGGAGACGGAGCGTAGCGGTTATCGACGGGGCGAGACGGCGATAGTGACCGCCACCGCCGCCGAGAAACGTCGGTAAAGCGGTCGTTGGTCGACTTTTTCGGAGGTGCGTTGTCCGCGTGTCCACCGGAAATACTCGATTCAGTTAGTAACGACGGTTAGGAACGAGAGACGTAAACAATGTCCAAGCCGAGCTAGGGAAATCGTTATACTATCGCTCCCGTAGTAGTTCATATGGACGAAGAGAGTCAGGACGTCGCCGTCCTCCACGCGGAGA harbors:
- a CDS encoding SDR family NAD(P)-dependent oxidoreductase; the protein is MGERLSGETAIVTGSSQGIGKGIAEQFAAEGANVVVNSRSADRAEEVAAAIESEGGTAIAVAADVSDEDEMEALVETTVEEFGRLDVMVNNAGITTLGPAEEFDVEEWRRIVDVNLVGTFIGCQVAGRQMIDQDGDGAILNVSSLMASRGLHLRSPYCASKAGVSNLTRTLAVEWAEHDVSVNALAPGYIWTEITDQTQGSGGYTDDDIRDRTPLGRFGSVEEMAECALFLVGRNNFVTGEVLHADGGWKAYGWGCGDQ
- a CDS encoding RraA family protein encodes the protein MSLTSEQRRRLRELHSALINDVTDEMGINDNVIPCTRIESLWRRDPVVGTAHPSQRVEIGYEEEGSDDAEDSDFFRYLEAVEDGDFVVMAAPTDTEVGLWGELLSTIVQENGAVGALIDGPTRDSRMIEDHEFPVWADGHSAIESFGRVSFREWDVPVEIDGVTVKPGDVVFADYESIVVIDPDVVEEVIERGEEELETENAVRRDIRDGDSVFEVWDRYGTL
- a CDS encoding mannonate dehydratase; translation: MDTTWMLPPRPDRRWTMAKQLGLSTAVVRFWGEEEWWTYDSLLRTKNRFADHGLSLEVVEDRPPMTKTVLGEDGRDEEIATVKQLLRNMGEVGIDVYCWVWTENPVGVLRTSDAVALRGDSRTTAYDHEQSERAPAHPADVTEAELWENLEYFLDEVVPVAEEAGVKLALHPDDPPISPVRGVPRLVTSVENVRRILDLHDSPNHGLTFCQGNFSAMGADVPETIREFGDDIHFVHFRDVEGTAEHFVETWHEEGQTDMLAAMEAYREAGFDGPIRPDHVPKMAGEEDREGTMAGYTDTGRLFAIGYMKGLLERAEGR
- a CDS encoding IclR family transcriptional regulator — protein: MEAKHPVRTTEKTLRLVEALMERGPCRVTDLSNHLGMGKSTVHNHLTTLREHGYVEQVDEEYRLGLKFLEVGGHTRKSMEIYQVAEPEIKLLAEETGELANLLVEEQGMGVYLMRAKGEKAVDLDTYAGLRVNLHTTALGKAILAHLPEERVAEIIDRRGLERETSESIGTEEELFDALADIRERGYAIDDGERLEGLRCIAAPVKSSSNEVLGAVSVSAPARRVSDEDLHGDLPERVLNAANVIELNVNY
- the uxaC gene encoding glucuronate isomerase, encoding MGFIDERYLLDTDAAARLYRSIEDLPVVDPHNHVDLAEVVENEPWSDVWEVEGATDHYVWQLMRKRGVPEEKITGDATNREKWDALAAVFPDFAGNPTYEWVHLDLRRRFGIEEPVSAETADEIWAETKRQLAEPEMRPQRVLRDMNVEVLCSSDDPTSDLSYHERAEDEVEGVDVRPTWRPDRALKIDAEAWSTFVAELDEATDVDVDDGGFAAFLDALAETHDYFVDRGCVACDIGTGTDPISKPVSRERAAAVYEKARRGENLASDEVEDYRAFLLEFVGELNSEAGWVTQLHVGAVRNYRASLYDELGPNAGGDVSTQDVDLVANLDHFLDRFDGEMEIVLYVLDPTHYPSATVVARAYPNVSVGPAWWFNDSPFGIENQLERVASVDLLSNFAGMVSDSRKLVSYGSRFEMFRRTLANVVGRMVERGQMPYDHAERLVEHVAYDRPKELYGF
- a CDS encoding SGNH/GDSL hydrolase family protein, with amino-acid sequence MKSEKYPFVSLHNVAETVPADWTTGGDRLCRVPASVGAELNDGARERVRHATGSEVRFVPESEDGEIEITLSAAERTPVRVFWGAFQSWEPVEIDSTPETLTLSVPDRLKDLNASVDVGRFDPRVCRVRFERFAPVALHDVAGDCRPPVADELPDRRYLAYGTSITEGAKSSAPHLSYVSHVARNCGFDALNLGCSGSAYCESAMAEFIADRDDWDVATLALSVNMANGAFSPAEFRERADAFVNTVAAAHPEKPVACVTLFPYFADATTTGDAEHAAAFREALRSVVADSPHDSLSLVEGPELLPPSELTWDVLHPGDDGMASIGDGLARHLETVLD
- a CDS encoding mandelate racemase/muconate lactonizing enzyme family protein, producing the protein MVPRSDVRDVEITDVQTTRIGSTFEWTLVRVYTDAGVTGTGEMVLGPKADAYVEHAKELIVGKNPVDIDARCTELYDGLAYLGGMNGVGVTAVSGIDVALHDLAGKLLDVPAYQLLGGKHRDDVRVYCDVHAGEHLHETDADDGGAYEPSAYAAAAEAVVEEGYDAIKFDLDGSGRHVGDPKNKHLNARAIDFRADIVEAVTESVGDRADVAFDCHWSWTGDTVRRLTSAIERYDVWWLEDTVPPENHDVQTYVTHNTDVTIAAGENVYRVEGARRLIENHGIDVIHPDVPKNGGMLETKKIADMAKAYYIPLALHNVASPVGTMASAHVAAAASNFLALEFHARDVNWWSDVVTERILESGRIEVPDEPGLGVEVDLDVVSGHLLEGETLFDEE
- a CDS encoding endo-1,4-beta-xylanase, producing the protein MSDDSSDYQHRRRTFLKSIGAVGASAAVGPAAAARGTSESLDDYHRTLRNDLTASSRQQRQLPPGSYVYGTTEEAALDAFSLRGAGAETTVPVDTDAVPITKADRVRVPTAWGDDHEADDDDRDDDRGDQTDPSASAYAGEITDRSFAEGDLLLAVAYLRSDEDAEVKARFGYRYTDARGNPAFGENFVQRSARVEPGERWMRYFFPVEVGAEPDGSDLVPALEFLPGSDDWTVEFGGLALFDYGDADVSLGTLPPYDYEGRAEDAEWRQAARERIEKVRKTDVEVEVLNPGGKPMADATVEVEMTDHAFDFGSAVSVGHITGDGEDDETYRETFRENFNKATVENGLKYPAWEGEWDIDNDATRATLDWFNERDVPVRGHYLLWEQFDTAGGGGMSIENADSLSGDELRRRITEKIRTHATEFADDVVEWDMHNHPVWQSNFRDDDGDGLGWDDVRHWWDVANAATEDGLYTNEMGVVGGTWQQDAYYDYLTRLVENDYPVDGIAFMGHHQQQWNQILDVDTLISSFERFAEFDLPLLVSEFDIQIFSRRNAQDVELQRDYTRDFLTVAFSQAAVEGVVSWGFWADDHWRPTGAYYDSDWTLRPHGETYRDLVFDEWWTDETGETDDNGVYATRGFKGDYRIAAEKGALSGETTVTIDDETDTVTVELAPAGRDESRGDGEDGEDDESKR